The Prevotella sp. E2-28 genome includes the window TTCAATACTAGCAGTACTGTTGCGATGATATTGTATGTCTTTGCATTATTTGAGGCTTCAAGAGCTGGCGCAATACCTGCTTCGCCCATTCGGAGGAACTTGCTGACGTCATTAGACTTCAGAAGTGCGATAATTGACAGGACGAGACTGATAAGACCACAACATGAACAACAGAAGAGGATGGATACTATCAGATTGATGATAGACCATACTTTGTAGTCATTGGGCCTGTCGAAATAAATATCTCCCTGGTTGTTGTAATTCATAAATTGGTTTGGGTGTTATAGGATAAAAAATTAGTTATTCGTTTACTCAATGACTACTGAGGTCCAGCCGTGCTTATCTTCAATCTCGCCATACTGGATGCCACGCAGGGTGTCATAGAGTTTCTTGGAGATGGGAC containing:
- a CDS encoding CD225/dispanin family protein → MNYNNQGDIYFDRPNDYKVWSIINLIVSILFCCSCCGLISLVLSIIALLKSNDVSKFLRMGEAGIAPALEASNNAKTYNIIATVLLVLNCIGSVVYYVVFGFAQISQAIANM